The following is a genomic window from Nicotiana tabacum cultivar K326 chromosome 3, ASM71507v2, whole genome shotgun sequence.
TCTGAGGAAAGCAATGACTTAAGAGCACTCTTGTGCTAATAAaacagaagaaagaaaaattgcagCACATGAAGCAGCCTTAATCAGATTTTGTTCCAAGCAAAATTAGACATCATAAGACAAAAGGAGACACATATAACTAATGGGAAGGCAAGATAGTTTAAGATATGTTCTTTAGTTCCAAGGAAAGCAGTGAAAATTATTGACAGAGAATTAAGAGCAGTCTTGTGCTAATCAAAGATAGAAAACATTGCAGCTATGCCTGAAGTAGCCCTTCATCCTCCTTTGATGGTGCTTCATCAGACACCTTTTCTTTACGACCAAATGATTTTGCAGTTTTATCCATGAACCACCTATAAAACATGATCAAAGAGTTAATTACTGTCTACAACAGACTAAGCGACAAAGAAAAGGGGCAGCCCGGTGTACTAAGCTTCCGGTATGCGCGgagtccggggaagggccggaccacaagggtctattatatgcagccttaccttgcattactgcaagaggctgtttccacggcttgaacccgtaacctcctggtcacatggcaacaactttaccagttacgccaaggcccCCCTTCAAAGAAAATAGAAGATGATAATGTGTTATCAATACCTTTTCCAGCTTAATTTCTCAGCTACTTCTGTTTCTTGCTTTTCAGATTCCTTCTCAATTAATGTCCAATCATCATCTCCGCGATCAGAACCAACAGAGTCCTTCCTCGAGCTGCCATTGAGATCATCTGGTAAAGAATTTTCTGATGCAGCATCCTTTGCACCAGTTGGCTGGACAGTGCAATCCATTCTTCCTTCACACTCCTCTTGCAATAAATTACTCTTTTCAGGGTTACATACCATATTTTGTTCCTCAGCCAATAAATTTTCTGCTGCACCGTCCTCTTTGGCTGAGGTTTCCACATTGTCCCCTTCGAACATCTTCTTTTCTTCTACTTTGCTTGTCAAACATCCCTTATTGCCCTCCTCAAATACCTTGTTTTCTTCAACAGATCGTTTAGTATCCACACTACTACCAGTAAGCAACAAAGACGATGTATCACCCTTCTTCTCCAGCAATAACTTCTCTTCTTCGGATGCATGTGACATATAAGATTTATCATCCATCGACTTAATCTTGGCTAACTCAGAAAATGATACTGCATTTGCTGTCTTTTCACCACTGCACGTCCCCAGAGACAACAACTGAAACTGCTTACGTAAAGTTGGCTGTAGAGCTGCAAAGCTTTCAGATTTCTCAAAATTCCCATGTTCAAGCAGATTAGTTAAAGCATTGTCTACATATGCAACTTCAAACATTTTGGAATTTGAAAGAGCCTCCATCTCCATAGACTCCCCTTTAATACATCCAACAACAAGCGGGCATCGGTTTTCTCCAGACGTCAGCGCAGTATTCACCTGGCACAAAGTCTTTTTTAACCAATCTACCCAATGTTCCCCTCCTTTCTTCAGTTGGACAGAAACAGTAAATATTCCATCCATTGTCATACGACTTCCAATTGTATAAAGCCTGGAGAAACTTTCCTTGGTGCAAAGAAATTCTATTCCAGTGTCTTTAAAAACAGCTGTGGTTTCCGGAAACTCATGATCAAGCAACCACACTAAGAAGCTAGAGGATATGGGACGAGACAAGGTTTCAAGTGGTCCCACTGATTGAGTACCAATCACCAAAACATCTGCTTTTCCCCATTGCTCTTCTTTGTATTTCCTCCAGCTTGAGTAGAAATCTGCCAATCTTTCATTAAGAAGCTTGACATTCTTTACACCTTCTTCCTCGGGGATCCAGAGTAGCCTATTTTCTCCACCATCTTTCTCACCTTCTCCCGACTTAAACAGCTGATCACCATCTTTATTTCCTTCCTTTGACTTGTCGTCCTCTTTAGCATCCAGCCAATTTCCTCCAAACCTAAACAGCTGATCACCATTTTTGTTACCCTCCTTTGACTTGTCCTCTTGACCATCCAAGCTTTTTGCTCCAAACTTGAACAGTTGATCATCACTTTTGCCTCCTTTTGCCTTATCGCCTTTACCATCCACTCTATTTGCTCCAAACATGAAGATTTGATCATAATTTTTGCATCCTTCCTTTAACTTGTCGCTTTCACCATCCAATCTATTTGCCCCAACCTTGGACATCTGATCACCAgttttgtttccttcctttaacTTGTCGCCGTTACCATCCAATCTATTTGCTCCAAACGTGAACAGTTGATCATCATTTAAACCTCCTTCTTTCACCTTGTCGCCTTTACCATCCAATCTATTTGCCCCAAACTTAAACAGCTGATCACCAGTTCTGTTTCCTTCCTTTGAATTGTCTTCTTTAGCGTCCAACCAACTTCCTCGAAACTTAAACAACTGATCACCATGTATGTTTGGTACCCTCAACTTGTCCTGTTTTCCACCAGAGGAAGAATCGGACAGATTAAGATTCTTCATCAACAGCAAAACATTCTCATCAGTTTTATTTTCATTCACCCTGCTCATCGATTTACTCGATTCCCCTTTCTCTTTGATTTCAATTCCCTCACCAAAAAGGACCTCAGTTTTGTCAATACTAGAACCCAAATTGCTCCTCCTTTCCCTCGACCCTTTACGTTCAACTTTAAACCTATTTTCCTTCGTTTTCGGAGCAGATTGATTCCCATTTTCCAAGAACTTCAAAAACACTTGCTCATCATTTTCACTCCACAAATTGCTCTCACGCTTATCCCTCAAATCCCTTTTGGTTTTCAAACTTCTTTTTTCCTTGCCAACATTCACAATAGGACTAAAACTACGCATAGGATGAGTAAATTCAACTGATTTAGACACCTCTTTCTCAttaaaaactccaaaatcaaAGTTTGGTTTTTCAGCAGTATTAATCAAACTATCAATACCAGAATTCACAGTAACAGCTTTATACTTTTTAGGTTCTAAATCATTAATACAACTCCAGAAAAGCTTAGATTTTGGATACTCACCTGCTATATAACCAACAACAAACGGACAACAACGATCCTCAACATCATCAAAAAACATCTTGTTGTTGTGAATTACTCTCTCGTTACGTATCGTAGCATCAATTAACGCAAACCCCTCATCGTTCTTAGCCTTCAATTGAACAGAAACAGGAATTTTCTGCATCAAAGTTGCATAACAACACAAAGAACGAATCTTGGAAAAATTCTTCTGAGTAGAGAAAAAATATATCCCATAGACAGTGAAAATCGTAGTTGTATCATGAAGTTCTTCACCTATAAGCCATAAGTAGAATTGATTTGACTGAGAATTTGATGAGTTTTTTTCTTGGTTTGAATGGATAACAACAACATCAGAGTTTTGCCAAAAATCTTGTTTGTGAATACTCAAACTGTTGTAAAAGGCACTTAGCCTTTTTTGGAACAATTCTTtcatcattttttgattttttggaacTGGGAATTGATGGTTTAAACAAGAAAAGAGTGATCAGTGACCTTTGTTGTAGTCTTGATCACATAAAGAAGAAGACAAATAGGTTTAGAGGTCTTTGTAGAATTCGTCAAAGTCATGGAAATTTGTGTTATACTAGGAATATGATTGGAAATTTACATAATATAAGAGTCCATGTATAGCTTGTAACTTTGGAGTTGCGGAAAATAAGGGGAAACAAAGGAAAGATAATCCATATTAAATTTCAAGATTTTCAACAAACTTTTTGTTAATagagaaaataaaacaaactttTGTTAAGAGGTCGAGAATATTTAGGAACTAATTATGGTGAATTAAATATTGTAACGGGATTATTTCAAAGAAAAGATCTTTAAATGCTATAGATATGTTTGTTTTATGATTTT
Proteins encoded in this region:
- the LOC107828462 gene encoding uncharacterized protein LOC107828462, producing the protein MMKELFQKRLSAFYNSLSIHKQDFWQNSDVVVIHSNQEKNSSNSQSNQFYLWLIGEELHDTTTIFTVYGIYFFSTQKNFSKIRSLCCYATLMQKIPVSVQLKAKNDEGFALIDATIRNERVIHNNKMFFDDVEDRCCPFVVGYIAGEYPKSKLFWSCINDLEPKKYKAVTVNSGIDSLINTAEKPNFDFGVFNEKEVSKSVEFTHPMRSFSPIVNVGKEKRSLKTKRDLRDKRESNLWSENDEQVFLKFLENGNQSAPKTKENRFKVERKGSRERRSNLGSSIDKTEVLFGEGIEIKEKGESSKSMSRVNENKTDENVLLLMKNLNLSDSSSGGKQDKLRVPNIHGDQLFKFRGSWLDAKEDNSKEGNRTGDQLFKFGANRLDGKGDKVKEGGLNDDQLFTFGANRLDGNGDKLKEGNKTGDQMSKVGANRLDGESDKLKEGCKNYDQIFMFGANRVDGKGDKAKGGKSDDQLFKFGAKSLDGQEDKSKEGNKNGDQLFRFGGNWLDAKEDDKSKEGNKDGDQLFKSGEGEKDGGENRLLWIPEEEGVKNVKLLNERLADFYSSWRKYKEEQWGKADVLVIGTQSVGPLETLSRPISSSFLVWLLDHEFPETTAVFKDTGIEFLCTKESFSRLYTIGSRMTMDGIFTVSVQLKKGGEHWVDWLKKTLCQVNTALTSGENRCPLVVGCIKGESMEMEALSNSKMFEVAYVDNALTNLLEHGNFEKSESFAALQPTLRKQFQLLSLGTCSGEKTANAVSFSELAKIKSMDDKSYMSHASEEEKLLLEKKGDTSSLLLTGSSVDTKRSVEENKVFEEGNKGCLTSKVEEKKMFEGDNVETSAKEDGAAENLLAEEQNMVCNPEKSNLLQEECEGRMDCTVQPTGAKDAASENSLPDDLNGSSRKDSVGSDRGDDDWTLIEKESEKQETEVAEKLSWKRWFMDKTAKSFGRKEKVSDEAPSKEDEGLLQA